The nucleotide sequence GATGACGAATCCATTGCCATACTTGTGCTCTAGAGATTTCGGCCGTTGCCGCATCTTCCATTAAGTGATGAATCGGGGCAGCCCCTCTTCCACTTAACCAAGAGGCAATGTAACGAATGCCTACTTCAATGTTTGTGCGCAATCCTTTTTCCGTAATCGTTCCATTTGGCACTTCTAGCAATTGGTCAGATGTAATCGTCAAGTCTTCTAATTTTTTATCAATCTGATTGCTTGTCGGCATATATCGGTCGAATACTTCTTTTGCTACTGGAACTAGCCCTGGGTGGGCAACCCACGTTCCATCATGCCCATCCTTTGCTTCTCTTTCTTTATCTTGGCGAACTTTTTCGAATGCTGCTTCGTTCTTTTTCGGATCATTCTTTACCGGTATTTGAGCTGCCATCCCGCCGATAGCGGGTGCTTGTCGCTTATGACACGTTTGAATGACTAAACGGGAATAAGCTCTCATAAATGGAACGGTCATCGTCACTTGTGAGCGATCTGGTAATATGACATCGTCATGCTCACGCATCTTTTTCAAGTAGCTAAAAATATAGTCCCATCGCCCACAATTTAAACCAGCAGAATGCTCTTTTAATTCGTACAAAATCTCATCCATCTCAAAAGCGGCTAAAATCGTTTCAATGAGCACCGTTGCTTTAATCGTTCCTCGTGTAATTCCGAGCTCATCTTGTGCAAAGCAAAATACTTCATTCCACCATCTCGCCTCTAAATGACTCTCTAATTTCGGTAAGTAAAAGTAAGGTCCGCTCCCTTTTTCAATCAATGTTTTGGCATTATGGAAGAAATATAAGCCGAAATCCATTAAACAACCGGACATTCTTTTTCCATCTATGAAAATATGTTTCTCTTCCAAATGAATTCCACGCGGCCGAACGATGAGGGTTGCGATCTTATCTTGTAAGCGATAGACTTTGCCACTCTCGTTATCAAACTGAATCGTTCG is from Bacillus kexueae and encodes:
- the aceB gene encoding malate synthase A; translated protein: METTTNIQIVGPMKDAYEAILTPEALNFIAKLERAFGSRRRELLKIREEKQKRLNKGEKPSFLEETTFIREGNWTIAPLPKDLEDRRVEITGPVDRKMVINALNSGAQLFMACFEDATAPTWENVVDGQINLRDAVNRTIQFDNESGKVYRLQDKIATLIVRPRGIHLEEKHIFIDGKRMSGCLMDFGLYFFHNAKTLIEKGSGPYFYLPKLESHLEARWWNEVFCFAQDELGITRGTIKATVLIETILAAFEMDEILYELKEHSAGLNCGRWDYIFSYLKKMREHDDVILPDRSQVTMTVPFMRAYSRLVIQTCHKRQAPAIGGMAAQIPVKNDPKKNEAAFEKVRQDKEREAKDGHDGTWVAHPGLVPVAKEVFDRYMPTSNQIDKKLEDLTITSDQLLEVPNGTITEKGLRTNIEVGIRYIASWLSGRGAAPIHHLMEDAATAEISRAQVWQWIRHPKGVLEDGRKVTFELYGAMKEEEVEKILREIGEDAYNANRFDEAVQLFDELVRSDEFADFLTLPGYEKL